One window from the genome of Microbulbifer pacificus encodes:
- the cyoA gene encoding ubiquinol oxidase subunit II has protein sequence MLIRSLRNAALSTVVLALAGCDGGVLDPKGQVGVDEKNLIIISTLLMLLVVIPVIVMTLYFAWKYREGREHEIYAPKWAHSTKIEATVWLIPVVIVLILGVITWRSTHSLDPYKPLEHERDPLTVQVVSLNWKWLFIYPEQGIAAVNELVIPTDRPVNFKITSESTMNSFFIPQLGSQIYSMAGMETRLHLIANEPGTFEGFSANYSGEGFSGMRFETRAVDEAAFERWATDMKRSHGTLDSASYARLAEPSENHPVEHFSAVSDGLFHQIMFKYMQHYDTWNKAPLEHHGQHGSHNSKAEE, from the coding sequence GTGTTAATTCGTAGCCTCAGAAACGCTGCGCTGTCTACTGTCGTGCTTGCACTGGCGGGATGCGACGGTGGCGTGCTCGACCCCAAGGGACAGGTGGGTGTCGACGAAAAAAATCTGATCATCATCTCCACCCTGCTGATGTTGCTGGTGGTAATTCCGGTGATCGTAATGACCCTGTACTTCGCGTGGAAATATCGCGAGGGGCGGGAACACGAAATCTACGCGCCCAAGTGGGCCCACTCCACAAAGATCGAAGCCACCGTGTGGCTGATTCCGGTGGTGATCGTGCTCATCCTTGGTGTCATCACCTGGCGTTCCACCCACAGCCTCGATCCTTACAAGCCGCTGGAACACGAGCGCGACCCGCTTACCGTTCAGGTGGTGTCGCTGAACTGGAAATGGCTGTTTATCTACCCGGAACAGGGCATCGCCGCGGTCAACGAGCTGGTGATCCCCACGGACAGGCCGGTGAATTTCAAGATCACTTCCGAATCCACCATGAACTCGTTCTTTATCCCGCAGCTGGGCAGCCAGATCTATTCCATGGCGGGCATGGAGACCAGACTGCACCTGATCGCCAACGAGCCGGGCACCTTCGAGGGCTTCTCGGCCAACTACAGCGGCGAAGGCTTCTCCGGTATGCGTTTTGAAACCAGGGCGGTAGATGAAGCGGCGTTTGAGCGCTGGGCAACAGATATGAAACGCAGTCATGGAACCCTCGACAGTGCCAGTTACGCCAGGCTCGCCGAGCCCAGCGAAAACCACCCGGTGGAGCATTTCAGCGCGGTCAGCGACGGGCTCTTCCACCAGATCATGTTCAAGTACATGCAGCACTACGACACCTGGAATAAAGCGCCGCTGGAACATCACGGACAGCACGGCTCACATAACAGCAAGGCGGAGGAATAA